The genomic window GATGGGCGGACGCCTTGGAAAGGAGCTCCTGACCTTCGCCTCCGAGTTCATGAAACGCTTCACGGGGGGCGAGCTATCGACCACCGTGGTGGCCTCGACCGTGTTCGGCGGGGTTTCCGGCAGCGCCGTGGCCAACTCGTCGGCTCTCGGCCCGGTCCTCATCCCGTGGCAGAAGAAGTCCGGCTACCCTGCCGGCCTTTGCGCGGCCAACTTGGCCACGTCGTCCGTCATCGACATCCTGATCCCGCCGTCGATCCCGATGATTCTCTACTCCCTGATCAGCGGCGTGAGCGTGGCCGACCTCTTCATGGCCGGTGTTCTCCCGGGCCTGCTCATGGCGGGAAGCTTCATCTTCCTGTGCTGGTGGATCTCCAGGCGCCGGGGGTACCGGAAGACGGGGTCCGCGATCGGGGGCAAGGAGCTGCTCCGGCTCGCCGTCCGGTCCTTCCCCGCGCTCGCCATGCCGGTCTGGATCCTCGTCTTTCTGCGGTTCGGTGTCGCCACGCCGACCGAGGTGGCCGTGCTCGCCGTCGTCTACTCCATCCTGCTGAGCGTCCTGCTGTACAAGGACCTCGACTGGGCCCGCTTCAAGGAGGCGATGGTCGAAGCCGGGATCGCGACGGGCATCGTGATGCTGGTGATCATGGGCAGCGCGGCCTGCGGCTGGCTTCTCACGTTCGACGAGGTGCCGGCACGATTCGTCGCCTGGGTGTCCGCGACGATCCAGAACCCCTGGCTCATCCTGCTGGCGATGAACGTGGTGCTGCTCGTTGTCGGCATGCCCCTCGACCTGCCGCCGGCCCTGCTCCTGTTCGGGCCCATCTTCGTGCCGCTGGGGGCATCCCTCGGCCTGGACCCCGTCCAGCTCGGGCTGATCATGGTCATCAACCTGGGGATCGGGATCTACACGCCGCCCGTGGGGACCACGCTCTTCATCGCCACGTCCATCGCCAAGTGCTCGCTCGACGAAACGACGCGGGAGCTCTGGCCGTTCTTCTTCGCGGCGCTGCTTCTGCTGCTGGCGATCACGTACATCCCGGCGCTGACCCTTTACTGAGGCGGGCAGGGGTTGAGAAACAGAGTCCATTTGGCAGAGAACGACTTGAAGACAAAAGGAGCACGCGAAGACATGTCTTTTGAACGGAGGGTTGCCATCGTCACGGGTGCAGGGTCGCCGAGAGGGATCGGGCGTTCGATCGCCCTGGCACTTGCCGAAAAAGGCGCCGACGTGGTGGTTGCGGATCTGGACCTCCCCGGCGCGGAAACCGTGGCCGGGGAAATCCGGGCCTTGAAGCGCAATGCCGTCGCCGTCCGGGTCGACGTGACCCGGCAGGAGGATGTCGCCGAAATGGTTCGTCAGGCGCTCGAACGCTTCAGCCGGATCGACATCCTGGTGAACAACGCGGGGATCACACAGCCGATCAAGGTGATGGACATGACGGAGGCGGACTGGGACCGCA from Syntrophaceae bacterium includes these protein-coding regions:
- a CDS encoding TRAP transporter large permease subunit translates to MSFVLTLAFVVLMLLAVPVGHGMVIAAAVAVLWDGTLPLMIVAQQLFQQTQSFPMLALPFFMLAGSLMMGGRLGKELLTFASEFMKRFTGGELSTTVVASTVFGGVSGSAVANSSALGPVLIPWQKKSGYPAGLCAANLATSSVIDILIPPSIPMILYSLISGVSVADLFMAGVLPGLLMAGSFIFLCWWISRRRGYRKTGSAIGGKELLRLAVRSFPALAMPVWILVFLRFGVATPTEVAVLAVVYSILLSVLLYKDLDWARFKEAMVEAGIATGIVMLVIMGSAACGWLLTFDEVPARFVAWVSATIQNPWLILLAMNVVLLVVGMPLDLPPALLLFGPIFVPLGASLGLDPVQLGLIMVINLGIGIYTPPVGTTLFIATSIAKCSLDETTRELWPFFFAALLLLLAITYIPALTLY